The proteins below are encoded in one region of Vicinamibacteria bacterium:
- a CDS encoding PRC-barrel domain-containing protein, whose protein sequence is MLWKASDLLGFSIRAKDGVIGEIADLFFSDDSWTVRYLVVATGEWLKRREVLISPMVLEDPPNGPAKVLPVNVNRSEVQDAPPVDSEKPVSRHYEVHYSDFYRLPYYWAGGPGWGPFLTPGELARSAGAASHDIEPPEHPHLRSAEEVRGYHFEGVDGKLGHVEDFIVSDESWSIRYLEIDVRNWLPGGKKVLLATRWVSGVSWEKRLLKAEMSREAVKNAPEYDDSVPISEAYEIALAKHYGLERSVGAFR, encoded by the coding sequence ATGCTATGGAAGGCCAGCGATCTGTTAGGATTTTCCATTCGTGCCAAAGACGGCGTCATCGGGGAGATCGCCGATCTCTTTTTCAGCGACGATTCTTGGACCGTTCGCTATCTCGTGGTAGCGACTGGCGAATGGCTGAAGCGGCGTGAAGTTCTCATTTCCCCGATGGTACTCGAGGATCCGCCCAACGGCCCCGCAAAAGTTCTGCCGGTGAACGTGAACCGGAGCGAAGTGCAGGATGCACCCCCGGTCGATTCCGAGAAGCCGGTCTCACGTCATTACGAGGTCCACTATAGTGATTTCTACCGCCTGCCCTACTACTGGGCCGGCGGACCGGGTTGGGGCCCCTTTCTCACGCCAGGCGAGCTTGCGCGCTCAGCCGGGGCCGCGAGTCACGACATCGAACCGCCCGAGCATCCTCATCTTCGTTCGGCCGAAGAGGTGAGGGGTTATCATTTCGAGGGTGTGGATGGCAAATTGGGACACGTCGAGGATTTCATCGTCAGCGACGAAAGCTGGTCCATTCGCTATCTGGAGATCGACGTACGGAACTGGTTGCCGGGCGGGAAGAAGGTGTTGTTGGCCACCCGCTGGGTGAGCGGCGTGAGCTGGGAGAAGCGTCTTCTCAAAGCCGAGATGAGCCGCGAGGCAGTCAAGAACGCGCCCGAGTACGATGACTCCGTGCCCATCAGCGAGGCGTACGAGATCGCTCTCGCCAAGCACTATGGCTTGGAGCGTTCGGTGGGTGCGTTTCGCTGA
- a CDS encoding BON domain-containing protein: ADPATRAYEIQELSVDNGHVILTGRVDSYRERTLVAQVVKSVDGVRGIDNRVEVSPKLVRSDDELKAEIETTLEWDLFVDDGLIEVEVEDGVVSLTGTVGSAAEKWRATTTAWVTGVKEVDASGLNVERWARDEDLRRRKYAARSDEEIRAAVEDALARDPRVLAFPLSVYVDGGNVTLRGIVDNLRARHAAEQDARNTVGILRVSNRIKVRVTPGLNDEDIRSDVVQAFIRDSVVESYEIDVRVVGGKVTLSGQTDSYFEKFHADDVVSGVEGVVSVENRIVVDHDRPRTVYDPYVEPESFPDGYGEYYYEGPSSTDLRPDAEIAEEVKDELWWSPFVDSDHIDVSVDDGVVTLRGTVDSWAEARTAIENAYEGGARRVTNELTVSPSSS, from the coding sequence GCCGATCCAGCCACCAGAGCCTATGAAATCCAAGAGCTGTCCGTCGACAACGGACACGTCATCCTAACGGGAAGGGTGGACTCCTATCGAGAACGGACGCTAGTGGCACAGGTCGTCAAGTCGGTCGACGGTGTCCGCGGAATCGACAATCGCGTCGAGGTCTCGCCGAAGCTGGTACGAAGCGACGACGAGCTCAAAGCGGAAATCGAGACGACGCTCGAGTGGGATCTTTTCGTCGATGACGGGCTCATCGAGGTCGAGGTCGAAGACGGGGTGGTGAGTCTTACGGGCACCGTGGGCAGCGCTGCGGAAAAATGGAGGGCCACCACGACCGCTTGGGTAACCGGCGTCAAGGAGGTCGATGCCTCAGGTCTGAACGTCGAAAGGTGGGCTCGGGACGAGGACCTCAGGCGTCGCAAATACGCGGCGCGCTCGGATGAGGAGATTCGCGCCGCCGTGGAGGACGCTCTCGCACGGGACCCCAGGGTTCTCGCCTTCCCGTTGAGCGTCTACGTGGATGGCGGAAATGTCACTCTTCGTGGGATCGTCGACAACCTCAGGGCGCGGCACGCCGCCGAACAGGATGCCCGCAACACCGTCGGGATCCTCCGGGTCTCGAACCGCATCAAGGTTCGCGTCACTCCCGGTCTCAACGATGAGGATATCCGTTCCGACGTCGTCCAGGCTTTCATCCGAGACTCCGTGGTCGAGAGCTACGAGATCGATGTCCGCGTCGTCGGCGGCAAGGTTACTTTGAGTGGCCAGACCGACAGCTACTTCGAGAAGTTCCACGCCGACGACGTGGTTTCCGGTGTCGAGGGCGTCGTTTCCGTCGAGAACCGCATCGTGGTTGACCACGACAGGCCTAGAACGGTCTACGACCCGTACGTCGAACCCGAGAGCTTCCCTGATGGGTACGGCGAGTATTATTACGAGGGACCCTCGAGCACTGACCTTCGCCCCGATGCCGAAATCGCGGAAGAGGTGAAGGACGAGCTCTGGTGGAGCCCCTTTGTCGACTCCGATCACATCGACGTCTCCGTCGATGACGGGGTCGTTACGCTCAGGGGTACCGTCGATAGTTGGGCCGAGGCTCGGACTGCAATCGAGAACGCCTACGAGGGTGGAGCGCGACGTGTGACCAACGAGCTCACCGTTAGCCCGTCGTCGTCGTAG
- a CDS encoding response regulator transcription factor codes for MRVPQILLADDHELVRKGLREVLAKRPDWNVCGEAVTGREAVSKAKELKPEVVILDVSMPELNGVEATREIVQSCPKTEVLVLTVHDSDGLIREILDAGARGYVLKSDATTKLVAAIESLLVRKPYFTSHVHQIVLEGYLDGVKPLKGEPLRRLTSRETQILQLLAEGRSNKEVASILDISVKTVETHRTNIMRKLGVHSVVELVRYAIKNEIIQA; via the coding sequence ATGAGGGTGCCTCAGATCCTGCTCGCAGACGATCACGAGCTCGTGCGCAAGGGCCTTCGGGAGGTCCTGGCGAAGCGTCCCGATTGGAACGTGTGTGGAGAGGCGGTGACGGGAAGGGAAGCCGTAAGCAAAGCCAAGGAGCTCAAGCCGGAAGTGGTGATTCTCGACGTGTCGATGCCGGAGCTCAATGGCGTCGAGGCGACGCGCGAGATCGTTCAGAGCTGTCCCAAAACCGAGGTGCTGGTCCTGACCGTCCATGACTCGGACGGCCTGATCCGGGAGATCCTCGACGCCGGGGCCCGGGGCTATGTCTTGAAATCCGACGCAACGACCAAGCTCGTCGCCGCCATCGAATCGCTCCTCGTACGCAAGCCGTATTTCACCTCACACGTTCACCAGATCGTTCTCGAAGGCTATCTCGACGGTGTGAAACCGCTGAAGGGCGAGCCGCTACGCCGCCTGACGTCTCGCGAGACTCAGATCCTCCAGCTCTTGGCCGAGGGACGAAGTAACAAGGAAGTCGCGAGTATCCTCGACATCAGTGTGAAGACGGTCGAAACGCACCGAACGAATATCATGCGAAAACTGGGGGTTCACTCCGTCGTCGAGCTCGTTCGCTACGCGATCAAGAACGAGATCATCCAGGCGTGA